A window of the Desulforapulum autotrophicum HRM2 genome harbors these coding sequences:
- a CDS encoding recombinase family protein — protein sequence MKAAKGMKVGYIRVSSTGQNVDRQVDGFNTLDLDKVFTDKVSGATTDRPELKACLEYLRENDTLYIYSMDRLARNLIDLQCIVNELTGRGVSIKFIKEQLTFEQNGGNPMNTLLLQVMGAFAEFERSLIKERQMEGIQSAKTKGVKFGRKAKLAPEQVAEIKTRLEANPLVKKVDLMEEYSISRATLYRVLSCINGKEKAA from the coding sequence ATGAAGGCAGCCAAGGGAATGAAGGTAGGTTACATCAGGGTATCAAGCACTGGACAGAACGTAGACAGACAGGTGGATGGATTCAACACTCTTGATCTTGATAAGGTGTTCACTGATAAGGTATCAGGTGCCACCACAGACAGGCCTGAATTAAAAGCCTGCCTTGAGTACCTCAGAGAAAATGATACCCTTTATATATACAGCATGGACCGGTTAGCAAGGAACTTGATTGACCTTCAGTGCATCGTCAATGAACTTACCGGGCGTGGTGTTAGTATCAAGTTTATCAAAGAGCAGCTTACCTTTGAACAGAATGGTGGGAACCCCATGAACACTTTATTGCTACAGGTCATGGGTGCCTTTGCTGAGTTCGAGAGAAGCTTGATCAAGGAACGTCAGATGGAAGGGATTCAATCAGCTAAAACCAAAGGTGTTAAGTTCGGACGTAAGGCAAAGCTTGCACCTGAGCAGGTAGCAGAGATTAAGACCCGGTTAGAAGCAAATCCTTTAGTGAAGAAAGTAGACTTGATGGAGGAGTATAGCATCAGCCGGGCGACCTTGTACCGTGTTTTAAGTTGCATCAATGGTAAGGAGAAAGCAGCATAG
- a CDS encoding tyrosine-type recombinase/integrase yields MAINLCCPVCYKTYKLQTLRCKCGNNLRTNKLFKVRIKLSNGKWKSKQVNTLELAKKVEAKFKTQSIEEDVFNIHRAPVIDGVWSKYLTWASLNKRSWIDDRIRWELHISAHLKGMKMDKITPSHVQDILNHMATKDTPKGGHYAPATIKQVLVLIKRVFNWSMQQGLYQGGNPCKSVEAPMFDNRINNPLDKSGLRSLMSVLDTWNNERAILVIKFALYSGKRKGEVLSLTWDSVDFENHLLTLQAMNTKSKKAQSLPLNNHCMTILERCRKLKVSDYVFPSTLGNYYNTFDETWKRIRKRAGISIRFHDLRHTYASYLASSGKVDIYTLKELLGHSTIEMTQRYAHLVNGVLKRAVCVADEVF; encoded by the coding sequence ATGGCAATCAATCTGTGCTGTCCAGTATGTTACAAGACGTACAAACTTCAAACATTAAGATGCAAGTGTGGCAACAACCTAAGAACAAACAAACTATTCAAAGTTAGAATCAAGCTCTCCAATGGCAAATGGAAGTCTAAGCAAGTCAACACTCTGGAGCTGGCGAAAAAGGTTGAGGCTAAGTTCAAGACTCAGTCCATTGAAGAAGACGTGTTCAATATTCATAGAGCCCCGGTCATTGATGGGGTATGGAGTAAGTATCTGACGTGGGCAAGCTTAAACAAAAGGTCATGGATTGATGATCGTATAAGATGGGAACTTCACATCTCCGCACACCTAAAGGGGATGAAGATGGACAAGATCACCCCTTCTCATGTTCAGGACATCTTGAACCATATGGCAACTAAAGACACACCTAAGGGCGGCCACTATGCACCAGCCACTATCAAACAGGTTCTTGTCCTTATTAAAAGGGTGTTCAATTGGTCTATGCAGCAAGGATTGTATCAGGGGGGCAACCCATGCAAGTCCGTTGAAGCTCCAATGTTTGACAACAGGATCAATAATCCATTAGACAAATCAGGGCTTAGGTCACTAATGAGTGTGTTGGATACATGGAACAATGAAAGGGCTATCCTGGTCATCAAGTTTGCCCTGTACTCAGGTAAACGTAAAGGAGAGGTCTTGTCATTGACATGGGATAGTGTGGACTTTGAGAATCATCTGCTGACCCTTCAAGCCATGAATACGAAAAGCAAGAAGGCTCAGTCCTTACCCCTTAACAATCATTGTATGACGATCCTTGAGAGGTGTAGGAAACTCAAGGTCTCAGATTATGTTTTCCCTTCTACCCTTGGTAATTATTACAACACCTTTGATGAAACATGGAAGAGGATCAGGAAGAGAGCAGGAATATCAATCAGGTTCCATGACCTGAGACACACCTATGCCTCTTATCTTGCCAGCTCCGGGAAGGTCGATATATACACCCTTAAAGAGCTGCTGGGGCACTCCACGATTGAGATGACACAACGATATGCACATCTTGTGAATGGGGTTTTAAAGAGGGCTGTGTGCGTTGCTGATGAGGTGTTCTGA